A window of Deinococcus radiotolerans contains these coding sequences:
- a CDS encoding VOC family protein: MLTLHPYLGFNGQAREALEFYQSCLGGTLELMTVADSPVAAQIPAHMQGHILHGSLTSGPLVLNASDMTEDVGRTHSVTLALASDDLEHAQQVFSALAQGGAVTHPLSPSFWEGMFGQLTDRYGHHWMMNVIPRPS, translated from the coding sequence ATGCTCACCCTGCACCCCTACCTTGGTTTCAACGGCCAGGCCCGCGAGGCCCTCGAGTTCTACCAGTCGTGCCTGGGCGGCACCCTGGAGCTCATGACCGTCGCGGACTCCCCGGTCGCCGCGCAGATCCCCGCGCACATGCAGGGGCACATCCTGCACGGCAGCCTCACCAGCGGCCCGCTGGTCCTGAACGCCTCGGACATGACTGAGGACGTGGGCCGCACGCACAGCGTGACCCTGGCCCTGGCCAGCGACGACCTGGAGCACGCCCAGCAGGTCTTCAGCGCGCTCGCGCAGGGCGGCGCGGTCACGCACCCGCTGAGCCCCTCGTTCTGGGAGGGCATGTTCGGGCAGCTGACCGACCGCTACGGGCACCACTGGATGATGAACGTCATCCCGCGGCCCAGCTGA
- a CDS encoding VOC family protein, with the protein MRAVTPFLMFQGQAGAALDLYLRLPGARLLHRQDTPEGRVQMAELDLSGQRVRVTDSPIPHAFTFTPSMSLFLDCDTQGEFDEVCALLGAGGTYLMPPGEYGFSARFAWLNDPHGVSWQVNLPA; encoded by the coding sequence ATGCGGGCCGTCACGCCCTTCCTGATGTTCCAGGGGCAGGCGGGGGCCGCCCTGGACCTGTACCTGCGTCTGCCCGGCGCCCGCCTCCTGCACCGCCAGGACACCCCCGAAGGCCGCGTGCAGATGGCCGAACTGGACCTGAGTGGGCAGCGGGTGCGCGTCACCGACTCACCCATCCCGCACGCCTTCACGTTCACGCCGTCCATGTCGCTGTTCCTCGACTGCGACACCCAGGGGGAATTCGACGAGGTGTGCGCCCTGCTCGGCGCGGGCGGCACGTACCTCATGCCGCCCGGCGAGTACGGCTTCAGCGCCCGTTTCGCGTGGCTGAACGACCCGCACGGCGTGTCCTGGCAGGTGAACCTCCCCGCATGA
- a CDS encoding VOC family protein codes for MNWTLEVIVVPVTDVDRARAFYADALGFHVDHDTVRGRQRLIQFTPRGSGCSVVIGSALRPMPPGTLRGMQLVVNDLRAAHAELLARGVPVSDIRVLGGPTPRPATPDDDLNHVGFLSFQDPDGNGWSVQQITARP; via the coding sequence ATGAACTGGACCCTGGAAGTCATCGTGGTGCCCGTCACGGACGTCGACCGCGCCCGCGCCTTCTACGCCGACGCCCTGGGCTTTCACGTGGACCACGACACCGTGCGCGGCAGGCAGCGCCTCATCCAGTTCACGCCGCGCGGCTCCGGGTGCAGCGTCGTGATCGGCTCCGCGCTGCGCCCCATGCCGCCCGGCACCCTGCGGGGCATGCAGCTGGTCGTGAACGACCTGCGCGCCGCGCACGCCGAACTCCTCGCGCGGGGCGTGCCCGTGTCCGACATCCGCGTGCTCGGCGGCCCCACGCCCCGCCCCGCCACACCCGACGACGACCTGAACCACGTGGGTTTCCTGTCCTTCCAGGACCCCGACGGCAACGGCTGGAGCGTCCAGCAGATCACCGCCCGACCCTGA
- a CDS encoding dihydrofolate reductase family protein, with protein sequence MRPLIVCNFVTLDGCYEDATRTLAPLFEHQHPDYRGDDQFDHLTLSLLRDAGTLLLAGRESALNNLRYWQAVQDDPTATDVRRAFARQLAQTEVVVMSDHLTPDDLTAFPNARAVRVADAPDTVRALKARPGGPLLLLLSRLLWNDLLTRGLVDELHLVTFPLLAGPGGTPLLTGRPPVQFRLLRSQTFPGSGNVLNVYDVTRLATRAP encoded by the coding sequence ATGCGCCCCCTGATCGTCTGCAACTTCGTCACGCTGGACGGCTGCTACGAGGACGCCACCCGCACCCTCGCGCCGCTGTTCGAGCACCAGCACCCCGACTACCGCGGGGACGACCAGTTCGACCACCTGACCCTGAGTCTGCTCCGAGACGCCGGCACACTGCTGCTGGCCGGGCGCGAGTCCGCGCTGAACAACCTGCGCTACTGGCAGGCCGTGCAGGACGACCCCACCGCGACCGACGTGCGCCGGGCCTTCGCGCGGCAGCTCGCGCAGACCGAGGTGGTGGTCATGTCCGACCACCTGACCCCGGACGACCTGACCGCCTTCCCGAACGCCCGCGCCGTCCGCGTGGCCGACGCGCCCGACACCGTCCGTGCCCTGAAAGCCCGGCCGGGCGGGCCGCTGCTGCTCCTCCTCAGCCGCCTGCTCTGGAACGACCTGCTCACGCGCGGCCTGGTGGACGAACTGCACCTTGTGACCTTCCCGCTGCTGGCCGGGCCCGGCGGCACGCCCCTGCTCACCGGCCGTCCCCCGGTGCAGTTCCGGCTGCTGCGCTCGCAGACCTTCCCCGGCTCCGGCAACGTCCTGAACGTCTACGACGTCACCCGCCTGGCCACGCGGGCGCCATGA
- a CDS encoding DNA-directed RNA polymerase subunit alpha C-terminal domain-containing protein, protein MTDLPRLSAPARRALSRAGITTLAGLSRHTERDLLALHGLGPNALAALRDVLAARGLSLAPPDREIP, encoded by the coding sequence ATGACCGACCTGCCGCGTCTGTCCGCCCCCGCCCGCCGCGCCCTGAGCCGCGCGGGTATCACCACCCTCGCCGGGCTCAGCCGCCACACCGAGCGGGACCTGCTGGCCCTGCACGGCCTCGGCCCGAACGCCCTGGCCGCGCTGCGTGACGTGCTGGCCGCCCGGGGGCTCAGCCTCGCCCCACCCGACCGGGAGATCCCATGA
- a CDS encoding Type 1 glutamine amidotransferase-like domain-containing protein: MKLLLTSGGVTNASIHAALLDLLGKPIAECRALCIPTAQHGHPWCTPDTAWRFVAGRSPAPMVDLGWQSVGLLELLALPHRPREQWEAWVRAADVLLVDGGDATFLAHWLRQTGLADLLPTLTDTVWVGVSAGSMVLTPRIGAQFVSWPGADGNDATLGLVDFSIFPHLNYPDFPSNRMANAEAWATEIGGPGYALDDQSAIRVVDGAAQVISEGEWRAFP, encoded by the coding sequence ATGAAGCTGCTCCTCACCTCCGGCGGCGTCACGAACGCCAGCATTCACGCCGCGCTGCTCGACCTGCTGGGTAAACCCATCGCCGAGTGCCGCGCGCTGTGCATTCCCACCGCGCAGCACGGGCACCCCTGGTGCACACCCGACACCGCGTGGCGGTTCGTTGCCGGGCGCAGCCCCGCCCCGATGGTCGACCTGGGCTGGCAGAGCGTGGGCCTGCTGGAACTCCTGGCGCTGCCCCACCGGCCCCGTGAGCAGTGGGAGGCGTGGGTGCGCGCCGCGGACGTGCTCCTCGTGGACGGCGGCGACGCGACCTTCCTGGCCCACTGGCTGCGGCAGACCGGACTGGCCGACCTGCTCCCCACCCTGACGGACACCGTGTGGGTCGGCGTGAGCGCCGGCAGCATGGTCCTCACGCCCCGCATCGGGGCCCAGTTCGTCTCCTGGCCCGGCGCGGACGGCAACGACGCCACGCTGGGCCTCGTGGACTTCTCCATCTTCCCGCACCTGAACTACCCGGATTTCCCGTCCAACCGCATGGCCAACGCCGAGGCGTGGGCCACCGAGATCGGCGGGCCCGGCTACGCCCTCGACGACCAGAGTGCCATCCGCGTCGTGGACGGCGCCGCACAGGTCATCTCGGAAGGCGAGTGGCGGGCCTTCCCGTGA
- a CDS encoding TldD/PmbA family protein: MTGKKLNRTADTQLSLAEAQAFLLERARSRGVQLEVFAQREQHTGVRALKGEVTSFQLSTQQGVALRVLRGGAWGESFTENLSEAALERALDRAAENAELTAPEAGAALVDWPPPPALDLSGEGLSGVTVAQKVAAALDLDRVASGADPRVISVPYGGYDDSVRDWQVANTSGLQRGAQALEATLAVYPLLSENGQSKMDGEWQFTREFTQLDPTRTALTAVERSAALLGARPAPSGAFPVWLSGRAMAELLGLFAPMFSGRMIEEGKSPLAGRLEQLVAAQSVTLVDDATLPTGQRSRPFDAEGCPSAPLTLIERGVLRAVMHNQGTAARAGVGSTGHASRFGLSGAVSVGHSNLFLQPQADQAEAPTGSFSGIQLLGVSGGHAGAHPVTGEFSLEASGFLFERGEQQHALDVFTVAGNILDLLRDVQWIGPELHWTPMGTGAPDVLVGALSIAGQ; this comes from the coding sequence GTGACGGGCAAGAAACTGAACCGCACGGCGGACACGCAGCTGTCCCTGGCCGAGGCGCAGGCATTCCTGCTGGAGCGCGCCCGGTCGCGGGGCGTGCAGCTGGAGGTGTTCGCGCAGCGCGAGCAGCACACAGGGGTGCGTGCCCTCAAGGGCGAGGTCACCAGCTTCCAGCTGTCCACGCAGCAGGGCGTGGCGCTGCGCGTGCTGCGGGGCGGCGCGTGGGGCGAGAGCTTCACGGAGAACCTGAGCGAAGCGGCCCTGGAACGCGCCCTGGACCGCGCGGCGGAGAACGCCGAGCTGACAGCCCCCGAGGCGGGCGCGGCGCTGGTGGACTGGCCGCCGCCCCCCGCCCTGGACCTGTCCGGCGAGGGCCTGAGTGGCGTGACGGTCGCGCAGAAGGTCGCCGCGGCGCTGGACCTGGACCGCGTGGCGAGTGGCGCGGACCCGCGCGTGATCAGCGTGCCGTACGGCGGGTATGACGACAGCGTGCGGGACTGGCAGGTGGCGAACACCAGCGGCCTGCAGCGGGGCGCGCAGGCGCTGGAGGCGACGCTGGCCGTGTACCCGCTGCTGTCGGAAAACGGGCAGAGCAAGATGGACGGCGAGTGGCAGTTCACGCGGGAGTTCACGCAGCTGGACCCCACCCGCACCGCCCTGACGGCCGTGGAGCGCTCGGCGGCGCTGCTGGGCGCCCGGCCCGCCCCGAGTGGCGCGTTCCCGGTGTGGCTGAGCGGGCGGGCCATGGCGGAGTTGCTGGGCCTGTTCGCGCCGATGTTCAGTGGCCGCATGATCGAGGAAGGCAAAAGCCCCCTGGCCGGGCGGCTGGAGCAGCTGGTGGCGGCCCAGAGCGTGACGCTCGTGGACGACGCGACCCTGCCCACCGGGCAGCGCTCGCGGCCCTTTGATGCGGAGGGCTGCCCCAGCGCGCCCCTGACGCTGATCGAACGGGGCGTGCTGCGCGCCGTGATGCACAACCAGGGCACCGCCGCGCGTGCGGGCGTGGGCAGCACCGGGCACGCCAGCCGCTTCGGCCTGAGCGGCGCGGTGAGCGTGGGTCACAGCAACCTGTTCCTTCAGCCGCAGGCGGACCAGGCGGAAGCCCCGACCGGGTCGTTCAGTGGCATTCAGCTGCTGGGCGTCAGTGGCGGGCACGCGGGGGCGCACCCGGTCACGGGGGAGTTCAGTCTGGAGGCCAGCGGGTTCCTGTTCGAGCGTGGCGAGCAGCAGCACGCGCTGGACGTGTTCACGGTCGCTGGGAACATCCTGGATCTGCTGCGGGACGTGCAGTGGATCGGGCCCGAACTGCACTGGACACCTATGGGCACCGGGGCGCCGGACGTGCTCGTGGGCGCCCTGTCCATCGCGGGGCAGTAG
- a CDS encoding TldD/PmbA family protein: MLDEALVAQVLGAAQRGGADFAELFVEDRVSTTLRLHQGELRDARDGNLFGAGVRLLYGTQVVYAYTNDVTASGLLDLARQVAQARGAAGVTDEGGAGGLDFTRVNVTPMQVAREHPLHAAKARKLALMRRAHGAAAGVGAVRTVDVTYLDMVQRVLIANSEGLWAEDERLSTRIACTAIAQDGTDRATGSSNPGAGRGLEFFEERPPEEIGAEAARIANAMLGAAYAPAGKLPVVIGNAFGGVIFHEACGHILETTAVEKNASVFAGKMGQRIAHDCVTAIDDGTIPGAWGALGVDDEGMAPQRTTLIERGVLRSYMVDRVGHLKTGEARTGSGRRANYRYAPASRMRSTFIAPGDRTPDDLIRGVEHGIYARTMGGGSVTPGTGDYNFAVNEAYMIRGGEVAEPLRGAALVGNGAQDLMNIVGVAGDLRLGQGMCGSVSGSLPTDVGQPHILISEITVGGRA, from the coding sequence ATGCTGGATGAAGCGTTGGTGGCGCAGGTGCTGGGCGCGGCGCAGCGGGGCGGGGCGGATTTCGCGGAGCTGTTCGTGGAAGACCGCGTGAGCACCACCCTGCGGCTGCATCAGGGGGAACTGAGGGACGCGCGGGACGGGAACCTGTTCGGGGCGGGCGTGCGGCTGCTGTACGGCACGCAGGTCGTGTACGCCTACACGAACGACGTGACGGCCAGTGGACTGCTGGACCTGGCGCGGCAGGTGGCGCAGGCGCGCGGCGCGGCGGGCGTCACGGACGAGGGCGGCGCGGGCGGCCTGGATTTCACGCGGGTGAACGTGACGCCCATGCAGGTGGCGCGCGAGCATCCGCTGCACGCCGCGAAGGCCCGCAAGCTGGCCCTGATGCGCCGCGCGCACGGGGCGGCCGCCGGGGTGGGCGCGGTGCGGACGGTGGACGTCACGTACCTGGACATGGTGCAGCGCGTGCTGATCGCGAACTCCGAGGGCCTGTGGGCGGAGGACGAGCGGCTGAGCACCCGGATTGCCTGCACCGCTATTGCACAGGACGGCACCGACCGTGCCACGGGGTCCTCGAACCCCGGTGCGGGGCGCGGCCTGGAATTCTTCGAGGAGCGCCCGCCCGAGGAGATCGGCGCGGAGGCCGCGCGGATCGCGAACGCCATGCTGGGCGCGGCGTACGCCCCGGCGGGCAAGCTTCCCGTGGTGATCGGCAACGCCTTTGGCGGCGTGATCTTCCACGAGGCGTGCGGGCACATTCTGGAGACGACGGCGGTGGAGAAGAACGCCAGCGTGTTCGCCGGGAAGATGGGGCAGCGCATCGCGCACGACTGCGTGACCGCCATTGACGACGGCACGATTCCCGGTGCGTGGGGCGCGCTGGGCGTGGATGACGAGGGCATGGCTCCGCAGCGCACGACCCTGATCGAGCGGGGTGTGCTGCGCTCGTACATGGTGGACCGCGTGGGGCACCTCAAGACTGGCGAGGCCCGCACGGGCAGTGGCCGCCGCGCGAACTACCGCTACGCGCCCGCAAGCCGCATGCGCAGCACGTTCATTGCCCCCGGGGACCGCACGCCCGATGACCTGATCCGGGGCGTGGAGCACGGCATCTACGCCCGCACGATGGGCGGGGGGAGCGTCACGCCGGGCACCGGGGATTACAACTTCGCGGTGAACGAGGCGTACATGATCCGTGGGGGCGAGGTGGCCGAACCGCTGCGGGGCGCGGCGCTCGTCGGGAACGGCGCGCAGGACCTGATGAACATCGTGGGGGTCGCCGGGGACCTGCGGCTGGGGCAGGGCATGTGCGGCAGCGTGTCTGGCAGCCTGCCAACCGACGTGGGGCAGCCGCACATCCTGATCTCGGAGATCACCGTGGGGGGCCGCGCGTGA
- a CDS encoding phosphotransferase enzyme family protein, with protein MSFPILSSVLDPAALAGRLAASFGGAPRVTFLRRGLNDTYRVDGLPVGSAALRVYRLRWRTPADVAWEDAFIRRAAAAGVGAAQVIPFPDGTRLLTLDAPEGPRLAALFDWVEGREPDATPEDAARFGRAAAALHAAGEGLPDAGRFPLDLTHLIGSPVARVLPLLADEPALAHELQVVAARTRAALEGLEAQLTRAACHGDLHGGNALVDSAGALQLFDFDCGGPGFAAYDLAVYGWDHALNSAPDDDTPWTLWAACLDAYRAARPLTDADEAALGSFGVARTLWFMGLYADLSDTWGRQMVSPRFFRSQLDFIGRWEERLTATRAGAPE; from the coding sequence ATGAGCTTTCCCATCCTGTCGTCCGTGCTCGATCCGGCGGCCCTGGCCGGCCGGCTGGCCGCCTCGTTCGGCGGCGCGCCCCGGGTGACGTTCCTGCGGCGCGGTCTGAACGACACGTACCGCGTGGACGGCCTGCCGGTGGGCAGCGCGGCTCTGCGGGTGTACCGCCTGAGGTGGCGTACGCCTGCGGACGTGGCCTGGGAAGACGCGTTCATCCGCCGGGCCGCCGCGGCGGGCGTGGGGGCCGCGCAGGTCATCCCCTTCCCGGACGGCACGCGCCTGCTGACCCTGGACGCGCCGGAGGGGCCGAGGCTGGCCGCGCTGTTCGACTGGGTGGAAGGCCGCGAGCCGGACGCCACCCCGGAGGACGCCGCCCGCTTTGGCCGCGCGGCGGCGGCGCTGCACGCGGCGGGCGAAGGCCTGCCGGACGCCGGGCGCTTCCCGCTGGACCTGACGCACCTGATCGGCAGTCCCGTGGCGCGGGTGCTGCCGCTGCTGGCAGACGAACCGGCGCTGGCCCACGAGCTTCAGGTCGTGGCCGCGCGGACCCGCGCCGCGCTGGAGGGTCTGGAGGCCCAGCTCACCCGCGCGGCCTGTCACGGGGACCTGCACGGCGGGAACGCCCTGGTGGACTCTGCCGGAGCGCTCCAGCTGTTCGATTTCGACTGTGGCGGCCCGGGCTTCGCCGCGTATGACCTCGCGGTGTACGGCTGGGATCACGCGCTGAACAGTGCCCCCGACGATGACACGCCCTGGACGCTCTGGGCCGCGTGCCTGGACGCCTACCGCGCCGCGAGACCCCTGACGGACGCGGACGAGGCGGCCCTGGGTTCATTCGGCGTGGCCCGCACCCTGTGGTTCATGGGGCTCTATGCCGACCTGTCGGACACCTGGGGCCGTCAGATGGTCAGCCCCCGGTTCTTCCGCTCGCAGCTGGACTTCATCGGGCGCTGGGAGGAGCGGCTGACCGCCACTCGGGCGGGCGCGCCTGAGTGA
- a CDS encoding molybdopterin oxidoreductase family protein — protein MTALPVPPSRDVLLTCPLDCPDACRLKVTVGRDAPGAPERLLKVTGDATHPITKGFACAKTVHYPARANHPDRPLYPLRRVNAKTDAEPVWERVTWEAALDDIAARLRTLLDARGPGSILRYNYAGTMGLMEGTHVHAFFRALGAPELEETICATAGTEAWSLGYGTRFGVDPADVAHARLIVLWGINSLSTNSHLTPHLTAARKAGARIVCVDPYRNRTAAFADEHLKIRPGTDAALALGVMHELFAHGWTDETYIAEATTGVGELREAAREWTPDRTAEVTGLDADVIRAFARAVGTTRPTYIRVGYGMTRHEHGGTNLRAVTLIPALTGDWRHRGGGCTLSTSGAFKLNRARLGAAHLIRPGTPRVNMNEYAAALRPERGLGATFIYNCNPAVVAPDAGRVRAGLQRDDLLVVVLEQAMTDTARLADYVLPATTFAEHADVYTSYGHHYLGYNPATLEAPGEARPNSWVFQELARRLGVTEPGVYWSVDDLLDEVLATDHPLLAGITPERLKAEGSVRLNLPEGFLPYAHGAETPSGKVQLSPAPAHREPLAQLSAEYPIRLLTPPAHHFLNSTYGNLPNLNRAEGGEPHLLLHPHDAQASGVTDGGLATLTSEIGSVQRRVKVTDAAQPGAAILEGTWWGLSAPDGRSINELTAQTLTDLGGGSTFHNTRIRIDPVQP, from the coding sequence ATGACCGCCCTGCCCGTGCCGCCCTCGCGTGATGTGCTGCTCACCTGCCCGCTGGACTGCCCGGACGCCTGCCGCCTGAAGGTCACGGTGGGCCGTGACGCGCCGGGCGCGCCAGAGCGGCTCCTGAAGGTCACGGGGGACGCCACGCACCCGATCACGAAGGGCTTCGCGTGCGCCAAGACCGTGCACTACCCGGCCCGCGCCAACCACCCGGATCGGCCCCTGTACCCGCTGCGGCGCGTGAACGCGAAGACGGACGCCGAACCCGTCTGGGAGCGCGTGACCTGGGAGGCCGCACTGGACGACATCGCCGCGCGCCTGCGGACGCTGCTGGACGCGCGCGGGCCGGGCAGCATCCTGCGCTACAACTACGCGGGCACCATGGGCCTGATGGAGGGCACGCACGTGCACGCCTTCTTCCGCGCGCTGGGCGCCCCGGAACTGGAGGAGACGATCTGCGCCACGGCCGGCACCGAGGCCTGGAGCCTGGGCTACGGCACGCGCTTCGGGGTGGACCCGGCGGACGTGGCGCACGCGCGCCTGATCGTGCTGTGGGGCATCAATTCCCTGAGTACGAACAGTCACCTGACGCCGCACCTGACGGCGGCCCGCAAGGCCGGGGCGCGGATCGTGTGCGTGGACCCGTACCGCAACCGCACGGCGGCCTTCGCGGACGAGCACCTGAAGATCCGCCCCGGCACGGACGCCGCGCTGGCCCTGGGCGTCATGCACGAACTGTTCGCTCACGGCTGGACGGACGAGACCTACATCGCCGAGGCGACGACCGGCGTGGGGGAACTGCGCGAGGCGGCGCGCGAGTGGACGCCCGACCGCACCGCGGAGGTCACCGGCCTGGACGCGGACGTGATCCGTGCGTTCGCCCGCGCGGTCGGCACGACGCGCCCTACGTACATCCGGGTGGGGTACGGCATGACCCGCCACGAGCACGGCGGCACGAACCTGCGGGCCGTGACCCTGATTCCCGCCCTGACCGGCGACTGGCGGCATCGGGGCGGCGGCTGCACCCTGAGCACCAGCGGCGCATTCAAACTCAACCGCGCGCGCCTGGGCGCCGCGCACCTGATCCGGCCCGGCACGCCGCGCGTGAACATGAACGAGTACGCCGCCGCCCTGCGACCCGAACGTGGCCTGGGCGCGACGTTCATCTACAACTGCAACCCGGCGGTCGTCGCGCCGGACGCCGGGCGGGTCCGCGCGGGCCTCCAGCGGGACGACCTGCTGGTGGTCGTGCTGGAACAGGCCATGACCGACACCGCGCGGCTGGCCGACTATGTGCTGCCTGCCACCACCTTCGCCGAGCACGCCGACGTGTACACCAGCTACGGCCACCACTACCTGGGCTATAACCCCGCCACCCTGGAGGCCCCCGGTGAGGCGCGGCCGAACTCCTGGGTCTTCCAGGAACTCGCGCGGCGCCTGGGCGTGACGGAACCCGGCGTGTACTGGAGCGTGGACGACCTGCTTGACGAGGTGCTGGCCACCGATCACCCGCTCCTGGCGGGCATCACGCCGGAGCGCCTGAAGGCCGAGGGCAGCGTCCGCCTGAACCTCCCCGAGGGCTTCCTGCCGTACGCGCACGGCGCGGAAACGCCCAGCGGGAAGGTGCAGCTCAGCCCCGCGCCCGCGCACCGCGAACCCCTGGCGCAGCTGAGCGCCGAGTACCCCATCCGGCTGCTCACGCCGCCCGCGCATCACTTCCTGAACAGCACGTACGGGAACCTGCCGAACCTCAACCGCGCTGAGGGGGGTGAACCGCACCTGCTGCTGCACCCGCACGACGCGCAGGCGTCCGGCGTGACCGACGGGGGGCTCGCCACCCTGACCAGCGAGATCGGCAGCGTGCAGCGCCGCGTGAAGGTCACGGACGCCGCGCAGCCCGGCGCGGCCATCCTGGAGGGCACGTGGTGGGGCCTCAGTGCGCCGGACGGCCGGAGCATCAACGAGCTCACCGCGCAGACCCTCACCGACCTGGGGGGCGGCAGCACCTTTCACAACACCCGCATCCGCATCGACCCTGTTCAGCCGTAA
- a CDS encoding dihydrofolate reductase family protein → MRALIVTEFVSLDGVYEEHSPWRAPYDPDDGPFKREELFVSSALLLGRTTFDEFAAYWPTATGSFAECMNALPKYVATTRPGPLAWNATALGPDVVSEVQALKAQPGGPLLVYGSGTLARTLLRHGLVDELRLMVFPLVLGRGKRLFDTLEHLPLTLLGTRELGSGVLLLTYGPARP, encoded by the coding sequence ATGCGAGCACTGATCGTCACCGAATTCGTGTCCCTGGACGGCGTGTATGAGGAACACTCGCCGTGGCGCGCGCCGTACGACCCGGACGACGGGCCCTTCAAGCGTGAGGAATTGTTCGTCAGCAGCGCGCTGCTGCTGGGCCGCACCACCTTCGATGAGTTCGCGGCGTACTGGCCCACGGCGACCGGCAGCTTCGCGGAGTGCATGAACGCCCTGCCCAAGTACGTGGCCACCACCCGCCCCGGCCCACTCGCCTGGAACGCCACCGCCCTGGGTCCCGACGTGGTCTCGGAGGTGCAGGCCCTCAAGGCGCAGCCGGGCGGTCCGCTGCTGGTGTACGGCAGCGGCACCCTCGCGCGGACGCTGCTGCGGCACGGGCTGGTGGACGAGCTGCGCCTGATGGTCTTCCCGCTCGTCCTGGGCCGCGGCAAGCGCCTGTTCGACACGCTGGAGCACCTGCCCCTGACGCTGCTGGGCACGCGGGAGCTGGGCTCGGGCGTGCTGCTGCTCACGTACGGCCCGGCGCGCCCATGA
- a CDS encoding SDR family oxidoreductase — translation MKTVLITGGSRGIGAATARLAAQAGYAVGLGYRQDAAAAAGIVQEIEAAGGRALAVQADVGDAGDVERLFDTVQTELGSLHGLVNNAGTLERQARVDELDTARLQRVLTTNVIGAFLCAGAAVRRLSTRHGGPGGVIVNVSSRAAVLGSGGEYVDYAASKGAVDTLTVGLAREVAAEGIRVCGVRPGLIETDIHALGGEPGRVARLAGSVPLGRGGTPEEVAQAILWLLSPAASYVTGTLLDVSGGR, via the coding sequence ATGAAGACCGTTCTGATCACGGGCGGCAGCCGGGGCATCGGCGCGGCCACCGCCCGCCTCGCCGCGCAGGCCGGGTACGCGGTGGGGCTGGGGTATCGCCAGGACGCCGCCGCGGCTGCTGGGATCGTCCAGGAGATCGAGGCCGCCGGAGGCCGCGCGCTGGCAGTCCAGGCCGACGTGGGCGACGCTGGGGACGTGGAGCGCCTCTTCGACACCGTGCAGACCGAACTGGGGAGCTTGCACGGCCTGGTGAACAATGCCGGGACGCTGGAACGGCAGGCGCGCGTGGATGAACTGGACACGGCGCGGCTCCAGCGGGTCCTGACCACGAACGTGATCGGTGCGTTCCTCTGCGCGGGCGCCGCCGTGCGGCGACTCTCCACCCGGCACGGCGGGCCGGGCGGCGTGATCGTGAACGTCTCCTCGCGCGCAGCCGTGCTCGGCTCGGGCGGCGAGTACGTGGATTACGCCGCCTCGAAGGGCGCTGTGGACACCCTGACTGTTGGGCTGGCCCGCGAGGTGGCGGCCGAGGGCATCCGCGTGTGCGGCGTGCGCCCCGGCCTGATCGAGACGGACATTCACGCGCTGGGCGGCGAACCGGGGCGCGTGGCGCGGCTCGCGGGCAGCGTCCCGCTGGGCCGGGGCGGCACGCCCGAGGAGGTCGCCCAGGCGATCCTCTGGCTGCTGTCCCCGGCGGCGTCCTACGTGACGGGCACCCTGCTGGACGTCAGCGGCGGCCGCTGA
- a CDS encoding VUT family protein, with the protein MTIPAPRAALPLLLIALYALSILLANLTLNTFIPLPVYGLLSVGTIFFAAVFTLRDRIHRAGGLNAVYVAIAAALIVNTVVALITGTPWRFVGASFLAILAGELADTAVYQSLIQRSWWTRVLASNAVSVPLDSVLFNLLAFWGDMPSGQITQIIFADILAKYLIAALFAFRVRHAARLA; encoded by the coding sequence ATGACCATCCCTGCCCCCCGGGCGGCGCTGCCGCTGCTGCTGATCGCCCTGTACGCCCTGAGCATCCTGCTGGCGAACCTGACCCTGAACACGTTCATTCCGCTGCCCGTGTACGGCCTGCTGAGCGTCGGCACGATCTTCTTCGCGGCCGTCTTCACCCTGCGGGACCGCATTCACCGCGCGGGCGGCCTGAACGCCGTGTACGTCGCCATTGCTGCCGCGCTCATCGTGAACACGGTGGTGGCCCTGATCACCGGCACGCCGTGGCGGTTCGTGGGCGCCAGCTTCCTGGCGATCCTGGCCGGGGAACTGGCCGACACTGCCGTGTATCAGAGCCTCATTCAGCGCAGCTGGTGGACGCGGGTGCTGGCCAGCAACGCCGTGAGCGTCCCGCTGGACAGCGTGCTGTTCAACCTGCTGGCCTTCTGGGGTGACATGCCGTCCGGGCAGATCACGCAGATCATCTTCGCGGACATTCTCGCGAAGTACCTGATCGCGGCGCTGTTCGCCTTCCGCGTCCGGCACGCGGCCCGCCTCGCCTGA